One window from the genome of Streptomyces sp. NBC_00287 encodes:
- a CDS encoding GTP-binding protein: MVSENSADPGGETAALALKILVAGGFGVGKTTLVGAVSEIRPLRTEELLSEAGQLVDDTDGVDHKVTTTVAMDFGRITIRSGLSLYLFGTPGQDRFWFLWDELSQGALGAVVLADTRRLEDCFPAVDYFEHRHIPFVVAVNCFAGARAYGAHDVSRALDLDKGTPVVLCDARDRDSGKEVLIRLVEYAGRMHTARLLDSVG, encoded by the coding sequence ATGGTCTCCGAGAACTCCGCTGACCCGGGCGGCGAGACGGCCGCCCTGGCGTTGAAGATCCTGGTCGCCGGCGGTTTCGGCGTGGGCAAGACGACCTTGGTGGGCGCGGTCAGCGAGATCAGGCCGCTGCGCACCGAGGAACTGCTCAGCGAGGCGGGTCAGTTGGTGGACGACACCGACGGCGTGGATCACAAAGTCACGACCACCGTGGCCATGGACTTCGGACGCATCACCATCCGCTCCGGCCTCTCGCTCTACTTGTTCGGCACGCCCGGCCAGGACCGCTTCTGGTTCCTGTGGGACGAACTCTCCCAGGGAGCCCTCGGTGCCGTCGTCCTCGCCGACACCCGGCGCCTGGAGGACTGCTTCCCCGCCGTGGACTACTTCGAGCACCGGCACATCCCGTTCGTGGTGGCCGTCAACTGCTTCGCGGGCGCCCGCGCCTACGGCGCCCACGACGTCTCGCGCGCCCTCGACCTCGACAAGGGAACACCCGTGGTGCTCTGCGACGCCCGGGACCGCGACTCGGGGAAGGAGGTGCTCATCCGGCTCGTCGAGTACGCCGGGCGGATGCACACCGCCCGGCTGCTCGACTCGGTCGGCTGA
- a CDS encoding DUF742 domain-containing protein, translating to MNEDLTGAPREQGSQWYDNEAGPLVRPYAMTGGRTKPGPTGVRFDLIALVTLDAGAPGPDDETALGPEHRALIELCRPETQSVAELAAGADLPVGVVRVLLGDLLEMGCVTVSRPVPPAQLPDERILREVIEGLRAL from the coding sequence ATGAACGAAGACCTGACGGGCGCCCCGCGCGAGCAGGGCAGCCAGTGGTACGACAACGAGGCCGGGCCCCTCGTCCGCCCGTACGCCATGACGGGCGGGCGCACCAAGCCCGGCCCCACCGGAGTCCGCTTCGACCTGATCGCGCTCGTCACGCTGGACGCGGGCGCGCCGGGCCCCGACGACGAGACCGCGCTCGGACCGGAACACCGGGCGCTGATCGAGCTGTGCCGGCCGGAGACGCAGTCGGTCGCGGAACTCGCCGCGGGCGCCGACCTTCCGGTGGGCGTCGTCCGGGTGCTCCTCGGCGACCTCCTGGAAATGGGCTGTGTCACCGTCAGTCGCCCGGTGCCGCCCGCGCAGCTTCCTGACGAACGGATTCTGCGCGAAGTGATCGAAGGATTGCGGGCGCTGTAG
- a CDS encoding roadblock/LC7 domain-containing protein — translation MIQDPGMRAAQRSGELDWLLDDLVLRVSEVRHAVVLSNDGLAVGASTDLSREDAEHLAAVASGFHSLAKGAGRHFGAGGVRQTMVEMDDGFLFVAAAGDGSCLAVLTAVTADIGLVAYEMARLVKRVGEHLFTAPRIGARPPAAG, via the coding sequence ATGATCCAGGATCCCGGCATGAGGGCCGCCCAGCGGTCCGGCGAACTCGACTGGCTGCTGGACGACCTGGTGCTGCGCGTGAGCGAGGTGCGCCATGCGGTGGTGCTCTCCAACGACGGGCTCGCCGTGGGCGCGTCCACCGATCTCAGCCGCGAGGACGCCGAACACCTGGCGGCGGTCGCGTCCGGCTTCCACAGTCTGGCCAAGGGCGCGGGCCGGCACTTCGGGGCCGGTGGCGTGCGCCAGACCATGGTGGAGATGGACGACGGCTTCCTGTTCGTGGCCGCCGCGGGCGACGGTTCCTGCCTCGCCGTCCTCACCGCCGTGACCGCCGACATCGGCCTGGTGGCGTACGAGATGGCGCGTCTGGTGAAACGTGTCGGCGAGCACCTCTTCACCGCGCCGCGCATCGGTGCGCGGCCGCCCGCCGCAGGCTGA
- a CDS encoding sensor histidine kinase: MRTPRRTTPPGAETPPVRGRRAHAGPPADEIPDEPADAVPEDAPARGGPWRIRPRTVRAKIVCLLMVPVVSLLALWAYATVTTAQDVSRLRQVQRVDAEIRAPVAAAVAALQAERATAVRLATDPSAVPGGDYKKLSERTDAAVAELRLGDSNTVADAEELPAGVAQRLEEFVTGAERLGSLRTVVLDRRAGWDQTYERYTKTIAAAFSVGGALTGIQDADLGSDARVLLEFSRAGEALAQEDAVLVGARVAGKLDGERLWLFSGAVETRRTLTEGAVADLRGPERTAWQKLAAGGDYAAVGAAEDAVLAAAPGARAVDAAPQAAWDRALARVQDEMRTIEADAGRGVADRADPFTRGLLTPAGAAVLLGLAAVAASLVISVRIGRGLVVELVSLRNSALEIARRKLPEAMRRLRAGEEIDIRAEAPPGPRAEDEAGQVAEALGTVHRAALRAAVERAELASGISGVFVNLARRSQVLVHRQLSLLDSMERRSDDPNELSDLFRLDHLTTRMRRHAESLIILSGAAPGRAWRMPVSLTNVVRAAVSEVEDYARVEVRQLPEAAVIGAAVADLTHLLAELVENAAQFSPPHTRVRITGEPVGNGYAVEVEDRGLGMGKETLAEANRRIEQSEALDLFDSDRLGLFVVSRLAARHGIKVHLRTSPYGGTTAVVLLPTSLLHGGAAERSPRKAAEVPQAVEREYARVPGGAAHQEPVEAPADRPALVAPAPAPVAANTTTEKPPPGVTALRLHRPPDDSDGSDDLPRRVRQASLAPQLREQHTEAPDRTAANGGDDRRTPELVRDRMAAYRDGWTRGGGRKPGRGAVPDSTVRSDSSEGDPA; this comes from the coding sequence ATGCGTACACCCCGTAGGACCACCCCACCCGGCGCCGAGACGCCGCCCGTGCGCGGCCGTCGCGCCCACGCGGGACCGCCCGCCGACGAAATCCCGGACGAGCCGGCCGACGCGGTGCCCGAGGACGCACCCGCGCGCGGAGGGCCTTGGCGGATACGGCCGCGCACCGTCCGGGCCAAGATCGTCTGCCTGCTGATGGTGCCGGTGGTCTCGCTGCTGGCCCTGTGGGCCTACGCCACCGTCACCACCGCACAGGACGTCTCCAGGCTGCGGCAGGTCCAACGCGTCGACGCCGAGATCAGGGCCCCCGTCGCGGCCGCCGTAGCCGCCCTCCAGGCCGAGCGCGCGACCGCGGTACGGCTCGCCACCGATCCCTCCGCCGTGCCGGGCGGCGACTACAAGAAGCTCTCCGAACGCACCGACGCGGCCGTGGCCGAACTGCGCCTCGGCGACAGCAACACCGTCGCCGACGCCGAGGAACTACCTGCCGGCGTGGCCCAGCGCCTGGAGGAGTTCGTCACCGGCGCCGAGCGGCTCGGCTCGCTGCGCACCGTCGTGCTCGACCGCAGGGCAGGCTGGGACCAGACCTACGAGCGGTACACGAAGACCATCGCGGCCGCCTTCTCCGTGGGCGGCGCGCTCACCGGCATCCAGGACGCCGACCTCGGCTCCGACGCGCGCGTGCTGCTCGAGTTCTCCCGCGCGGGCGAGGCGTTGGCCCAGGAGGACGCGGTACTGGTCGGCGCACGCGTGGCCGGGAAGCTCGACGGAGAGCGACTGTGGCTGTTCTCCGGCGCCGTCGAGACCCGCCGTACCCTCACCGAGGGCGCCGTCGCCGACCTGCGCGGCCCCGAGCGCACCGCCTGGCAGAAGCTCGCCGCCGGCGGTGACTACGCCGCCGTGGGCGCCGCGGAGGACGCGGTCCTCGCCGCCGCCCCCGGGGCACGCGCGGTCGACGCCGCCCCGCAGGCCGCGTGGGACCGGGCACTCGCGCGCGTGCAGGACGAGATGCGCACCATCGAGGCCGACGCGGGACGCGGAGTCGCGGACCGGGCCGACCCGTTCACCCGCGGACTGCTCACCCCGGCCGGCGCCGCCGTGCTCCTCGGTCTCGCCGCCGTCGCCGCCTCGCTGGTGATCTCGGTACGCATCGGTCGCGGCCTGGTCGTCGAGCTGGTGAGCCTGCGCAACAGCGCGCTGGAGATCGCCCGCCGCAAACTCCCCGAGGCGATGCGGAGATTGCGCGCGGGGGAGGAGATCGACATCCGTGCCGAGGCCCCGCCGGGGCCGCGAGCGGAGGACGAGGCCGGACAGGTCGCCGAGGCGCTGGGCACCGTCCACCGCGCCGCCCTGCGCGCCGCCGTCGAGCGCGCCGAACTCGCCAGCGGCATCTCCGGGGTCTTCGTCAACCTCGCCCGCCGCAGCCAGGTCCTGGTGCACCGTCAGCTCAGCCTGCTGGACAGCATGGAGCGCCGCTCGGACGATCCGAACGAACTGAGCGACCTGTTCCGGCTCGACCACCTCACCACCCGGATGCGCCGCCACGCGGAGAGCCTGATCATCCTCTCCGGCGCGGCGCCCGGCCGCGCCTGGCGGATGCCCGTCTCGCTGACCAACGTCGTGCGCGCGGCCGTCTCCGAAGTCGAGGACTACGCGCGCGTGGAGGTACGACAACTGCCCGAGGCGGCCGTCATCGGCGCGGCCGTAGCCGACCTCACGCACCTGCTGGCGGAACTCGTCGAGAACGCCGCCCAGTTCTCGCCGCCCCACACACGCGTGCGCATCACCGGCGAACCCGTGGGCAACGGCTACGCGGTCGAAGTCGAGGACCGCGGGCTCGGCATGGGCAAGGAGACTCTCGCCGAGGCCAACCGCCGTATCGAACAGTCCGAGGCGCTCGACCTGTTCGACAGCGACCGGCTCGGTCTCTTCGTGGTGAGCAGGCTCGCCGCGCGACACGGCATCAAGGTGCACCTGCGCACCTCGCCCTACGGCGGCACCACCGCGGTCGTTCTGCTGCCCACCTCGCTCTTGCACGGCGGGGCGGCGGAACGTTCCCCTCGCAAGGCGGCCGAGGTACCCCAGGCCGTCGAGCGCGAGTACGCGCGTGTGCCCGGCGGCGCCGCGCACCAGGAGCCGGTCGAGGCACCGGCCGACCGGCCCGCACTGGTGGCCCCCGCCCCTGCACCCGTGGCCGCGAACACCACAACCGAAAAACCGCCCCCCGGAGTCACCGCCTTGCGACTGCACCGCCCCCCGGACGACTCCGACGGCTCCGACGACCTGCCCCGCCGCGTCCGCCAGGCGAGCCTCGCCCCTCAACTGCGCGAGCAACACACCGAGGCGCCGGACCGGACGGCCGCCAACGGGGGCGACGACCGGCGCACACCCGAGCTCGTACGGGACCGCATGGCGGCGTACCGCGACGGCTGGACGCGCGGCGGCGGGCGGAAACCGGGCCGTGGTGCCGTCCCGGATTCGACAGTGCGCAGTGACAGCAGCGAAGGAGACCCCGCATGA
- a CDS encoding MHYT domain-containing protein, protein MGHLDHAALGWLTPALSYAMACIGAALGLRCTVRALGATGRSRRNWLVTAASAIGTGIWTMHFVAMLGFSVSGTDIRYDVPLTIASLLVAMAVVCAGVFAVGYSRDRTRALFLGGLTTGLGVASMHYLGMAAVRLHGDVDYDPVLVGLSVLIAVVAATAALWAALNIKSPVAVTVASLIMGAAVSSMHYTGMFAVSVRVTPGGDVLPGATAMQFIFPLAVGLGSYLFLTSAFVALSPTTGEREASASAQRPVESVAR, encoded by the coding sequence ATGGGACACCTGGACCACGCCGCCCTGGGGTGGCTGACCCCCGCGCTGTCGTACGCCATGGCCTGCATCGGCGCCGCGCTGGGTCTGCGCTGCACCGTCCGCGCCCTCGGCGCCACCGGCCGTTCGCGCCGCAACTGGCTCGTCACCGCCGCCTCGGCCATCGGCACCGGCATCTGGACCATGCACTTCGTGGCCATGCTGGGCTTCAGCGTCAGCGGCACCGACATCCGCTACGACGTGCCGCTCACCATCGCGAGCCTGCTCGTCGCCATGGCCGTCGTCTGCGCCGGCGTCTTCGCCGTCGGCTACAGCCGCGACCGCACGCGCGCGCTCTTTCTGGGCGGCCTCACCACCGGGCTCGGCGTGGCCAGCATGCACTACCTGGGCATGGCGGCGGTGCGCCTGCACGGCGACGTGGACTACGACCCCGTCCTCGTCGGCCTTTCGGTGCTGATCGCCGTCGTCGCCGCGACGGCGGCACTGTGGGCGGCGCTCAACATCAAGTCACCCGTAGCCGTCACCGTCGCCTCCCTGATCATGGGCGCGGCGGTGAGCAGCATGCACTACACCGGGATGTTCGCGGTGAGCGTACGGGTCACGCCCGGCGGGGACGTCCTGCCCGGGGCCACGGCGATGCAGTTCATCTTCCCCCTCGCCGTCGGCCTCGGGTCCTATCTCTTCCTGACCTCGGCCTTCGTCGCCCTGTCCCCGACGACAGGGGAGCGCGAGGCCTCCGCCTCCGCCCAGCGGCCGGTCGAGAGCGTCGCCCGTTAG
- a CDS encoding class I SAM-dependent methyltransferase, whose translation MSDDHTHVQEFFAARAADWDNRFPDDGPAYAAAVADLGLREGDRVLDAGCGTGRALPPLRAAVGPSGVVLGADLTPAMLEAAVRAGRHRDGQLLLTDVAALPLRSESLDAVFGAGLIAHLPHPAENLRELARVVRPGGTLALFHPIGRAALAARQGRQITPDDLRAEPNLRPLLAGSGWRMTSYVDEDDRFLALAVREG comes from the coding sequence ATGAGCGACGACCACACACATGTCCAGGAGTTCTTCGCCGCCCGCGCCGCCGACTGGGACAACAGGTTCCCCGACGACGGCCCCGCCTACGCGGCCGCGGTCGCCGACCTCGGACTGCGCGAGGGGGACCGTGTACTCGACGCCGGCTGCGGCACCGGACGGGCCCTGCCGCCCCTGCGTGCGGCCGTGGGGCCCTCGGGAGTGGTCCTCGGGGCCGATCTGACCCCGGCCATGCTGGAGGCCGCCGTACGGGCGGGACGGCACCGGGACGGGCAGCTGCTGCTCACCGACGTGGCCGCACTCCCGCTGCGCTCGGAGTCGCTGGACGCCGTCTTCGGAGCGGGGCTGATCGCCCATCTGCCCCATCCGGCGGAGAATCTTCGGGAGTTGGCCCGTGTGGTGCGCCCGGGCGGCACGCTGGCGCTGTTCCACCCGATCGGCAGGGCGGCACTCGCGGCCCGCCAGGGGCGGCAGATCACCCCGGACGACCTGCGGGCGGAGCCCAACCTCCGCCCGCTGCTTGCCGGTTCCGGGTGGCGCATGACGTCGTACGTCGACGAGGACGACCGCTTCCTGGCGCTCGCGGTACGGGAAGGCTGA
- a CDS encoding alpha/beta fold hydrolase, with the protein MKQAEFDGKGSCVRWTETPGDDPARVYVHGLGSVSSVYHAHIAARPELAGRRSLFVDLPGHGISDRPQHFGYTLEEHADALAAVLDTAELAGAELVAHSMGGAVAIVLAHRRPELVSRLVLTEANLDAFPLPTAGSSGIASHEEDAFVDGAHARVLEKVGPLWAATMRLADPRALHRTAIGLIRGSQPVMRDILEGLPVERVYLQGELSGELEGRQALEAAGVRVVTVPGAGHNVMFDNPDVFAAAVAGQA; encoded by the coding sequence ATGAAGCAGGCCGAGTTCGACGGCAAGGGGAGCTGTGTCCGATGGACGGAGACGCCGGGCGATGATCCCGCGCGTGTGTATGTGCACGGGCTGGGGTCGGTGTCGTCCGTGTACCACGCGCACATCGCCGCTCGTCCCGAACTCGCGGGCCGGCGCAGCCTGTTCGTCGATCTGCCGGGGCACGGCATCAGCGATCGGCCCCAGCATTTCGGTTACACCCTGGAGGAGCACGCCGACGCCCTGGCGGCCGTATTGGACACGGCGGAACTGGCCGGCGCCGAGCTGGTCGCGCACAGCATGGGCGGCGCCGTAGCCATCGTGCTCGCCCATCGGCGCCCCGAACTCGTCTCCCGGCTTGTCCTGACGGAGGCCAACCTCGACGCCTTCCCGCTGCCCACCGCGGGAAGCAGCGGCATCGCCTCCCATGAGGAGGACGCGTTCGTCGACGGCGCCCACGCGCGCGTGCTGGAGAAGGTCGGACCGCTGTGGGCGGCCACGATGCGCCTGGCCGACCCACGCGCACTGCACCGCACCGCGATCGGCCTCATCCGTGGTTCGCAGCCCGTGATGCGCGACATCCTCGAAGGCCTGCCGGTCGAGCGCGTGTATTTGCAGGGCGAGCTGAGCGGTGAACTGGAGGGCAGGCAAGCCCTGGAGGCGGCGGGCGTGCGTGTGGTGACGGTGCCCGGCGCCGGCCACAACGTCATGTTCGACAACCCTGACGTCTTCGCCGCCGCGGTCGCCGGGCAGGCGTGA
- a CDS encoding PadR family transcriptional regulator produces MLELAILGFLYDAPLHGYELRKRITALTGHVRPIAESTLYPAIKRLETAGLMERTTEPGAVAAPRHVLTLTEEGRRELRRRLAEPVQRDITDENRWFTVLAFLRHLDDAKAQTAVLRRRLAFLEEPASLFYDGDRPLSAEEFDDPFRRGILTIARATSRAELGWLRETIAALEAGI; encoded by the coding sequence ATGCTGGAGCTCGCCATCCTCGGTTTCCTCTACGACGCACCCCTGCACGGCTATGAGCTGCGCAAGCGCATCACCGCGCTCACGGGTCATGTGCGCCCGATCGCGGAGAGCACGCTCTATCCGGCGATCAAGCGCCTGGAGACGGCGGGCCTGATGGAGCGCACCACCGAGCCCGGCGCCGTGGCGGCCCCCCGCCACGTCCTGACGCTCACCGAGGAGGGCAGACGGGAACTGCGGCGACGGCTCGCCGAACCCGTCCAGCGCGACATCACCGATGAGAACCGCTGGTTCACCGTGCTGGCCTTCCTCCGGCACCTGGACGACGCAAAGGCCCAGACGGCCGTGCTGCGGCGCCGCCTTGCGTTCCTTGAGGAACCCGCCAGCCTCTTCTACGACGGCGACCGGCCGCTCAGCGCCGAGGAGTTCGACGACCCTTTCCGGCGCGGCATCCTCACCATCGCGCGCGCCACCTCGCGGGCCGAACTGGGCTGGCTCCGGGAGACGATCGCCGCGCTCGAAGCGGGCATCTGA